A genomic segment from Deinococcus sp. YIM 77859 encodes:
- a CDS encoding alpha-amylase family glycosyl hydrolase: protein MTQSLSGELKWWQRGIIYQIYPRSFQDASGDGVGDLRGILARLPYVASLGVEAVWLSPIFTSPMRDFGYDVADYCDIDPLFGTLSDFDALVAEAHRLGLKVMLDYVPNHTSSDHPWFQEARQGKDSPKRDWYVWRDPAPDGGPPNNWKSHFGGPAWTLDEKSGQYYLHQFLPGQPDLNWRHPEVRAAMAEVLRFWMRRGVDGFRVDVIWLLAEDAEFRDEPPNPDWRPGQIEHAQLLHLYTQDQPETFTYIRELRQVLDEFEDRMMVGEIYLPVERLLPYAGTQDAPLVHLPFNFHLILMPWDAGEIRTFADAYDAACRAVHTWPNWVLGNHDQPRFKTRVGAAQYRVAQTLLLTLRGTPTVYYGDEIGMENVPIPFEKMVDPAGLQQPDVPAASRDPERTPMQWDSSEGAGFTLPGVTPWLPLAADADRVNVQVQEGDPHSDLNYFRALTRLRRDHPALVGGDYRSLEAGHPDVFAFERTLGNERLTVLLNFSGETRDVGDVAAGETLLSSRNDLPVSGLPLRPHEARIVRAP, encoded by the coding sequence AGTCCCTGAGCGGTGAGCTGAAGTGGTGGCAACGCGGGATCATCTACCAGATCTACCCCCGGTCCTTTCAGGACGCCTCCGGCGACGGCGTGGGTGACCTGCGGGGCATCCTGGCGCGGCTGCCGTACGTGGCCTCGCTGGGGGTGGAGGCGGTGTGGCTTTCCCCCATCTTTACCAGTCCTATGCGCGACTTCGGGTACGACGTGGCGGATTACTGCGATATCGATCCGCTCTTCGGAACCCTCTCCGACTTTGACGCGCTGGTTGCCGAGGCGCACCGGCTGGGGCTGAAGGTGATGCTCGACTACGTGCCCAACCACACGTCCTCGGATCACCCCTGGTTTCAGGAGGCCAGACAGGGCAAAGACAGCCCGAAACGTGACTGGTACGTGTGGCGCGATCCAGCGCCGGACGGCGGGCCGCCCAACAACTGGAAGTCACACTTCGGTGGCCCGGCCTGGACACTCGACGAGAAAAGCGGCCAGTATTACCTCCACCAGTTCCTGCCGGGGCAGCCGGACCTGAACTGGCGTCACCCCGAGGTACGCGCCGCGATGGCGGAGGTGCTGCGCTTCTGGATGCGCCGGGGGGTCGACGGCTTTCGGGTGGACGTGATCTGGCTGCTTGCCGAAGACGCCGAGTTCCGCGACGAGCCCCCCAACCCCGACTGGCGCCCCGGTCAGATCGAGCACGCGCAGCTCCTGCATCTCTATACCCAAGACCAGCCGGAGACGTTCACCTACATCCGCGAGCTGCGGCAGGTGCTGGACGAGTTCGAAGACCGCATGATGGTCGGCGAGATCTACCTGCCGGTCGAGCGGCTCCTCCCCTACGCGGGCACACAGGACGCGCCGCTGGTGCACCTGCCTTTTAACTTCCACCTCATTCTGATGCCCTGGGACGCGGGCGAGATCCGCACCTTTGCCGATGCCTACGACGCCGCGTGCCGGGCGGTGCACACCTGGCCCAACTGGGTGCTGGGGAATCATGACCAGCCGCGTTTCAAGACCCGCGTGGGCGCCGCCCAGTACCGGGTGGCCCAGACCCTGCTGCTCACCCTGCGCGGCACGCCGACCGTCTACTACGGGGATGAGATCGGCATGGAAAATGTCCCGATTCCCTTTGAAAAGATGGTGGACCCGGCGGGGCTCCAGCAGCCTGACGTGCCCGCCGCCAGCCGCGACCCCGAGCGCACGCCGATGCAGTGGGACAGCAGCGAAGGCGCAGGCTTCACCCTGCCGGGCGTGACTCCGTGGCTGCCCCTCGCGGCGGATGCCGACCGCGTGAATGTGCAGGTGCAGGAGGGTGATCCGCACAGCGACCTGAACTACTTCCGCGCCCTGACGCGGCTGCGGCGCGACCACCCGGCCCTGGTCGGCGGCGACTACCGCTCGCTGGAGGCGGGGCACCCGGATGTGTTTGCCTTTGAGCGCACGCTGGGGAACGAGCGGCTCACCGTGCTGCTCAACTTCAGCGGGGAGACGCGGGACGTGGGCGACGTGGCCGCGGGCGAAACCCTACTCAGCAGCCGAAACGATCTTCCGGTAAGCGGCCTCCCCCTGCGCCCCCATGAGGCGCGAATCGTGCGGGCACCGTAG
- a CDS encoding phage holin family protein, with protein MGFLIRLLVNALALYLVTRLYAGVTFAPGADAVSILLAALVLGVVNALIRPVLLLLSLPLNLLTLGLFTLVVNGVVLWLVASVTALDVAGLGAAIVGALILTVVSWVLDGLVNALGLDGGRD; from the coding sequence ATGGGCTTTCTGATTCGGCTGCTGGTGAACGCGCTGGCCCTGTACCTTGTGACGCGGCTGTACGCGGGGGTCACCTTTGCGCCTGGTGCGGACGCGGTGAGCATCCTGCTTGCGGCGCTGGTGCTGGGGGTGGTCAATGCGCTTATTCGCCCCGTTCTGCTCCTCCTGAGTCTCCCGCTCAACCTGTTGACGCTGGGGCTCTTTACCCTGGTGGTCAATGGCGTGGTGCTGTGGCTGGTGGCGAGCGTCACGGCCCTGGACGTGGCGGGCTTGGGCGCGGCCATTGTGGGCGCACTGATTCTGACGGTGGTGAGCTGGGTGCTGGACGGCCTCGTGAACGCGCTGGGGCTGGACGGGGGCCGCGATTGA
- the panC gene encoding pantoate--beta-alanine ligase — MVVKTPQALREALTDKGRVGFVPTMGYLHEGHGALIRRARSECDTVVVSVFVNPKQFGVNEDLSRYPRDLQRDLTVAGAAGAALLFHPDVDTMYPPGYATTVAVGGASEPLEGSARPGHFAGVATVVLKLLNIVRPERAYFGEKDWQQLAVVRQMVRDLNVPVEIVGVPTVREVSGLALSSRNSYLTPEQRERAAVLSRALRAVQAAAEAGERDAARLRQAGLAVLQTEPEVQLDYLAIVDRDLRERERVELDPLARVLIAARMFGVRLIDNLPLFEPLPSGLDEAEALSGTGGL, encoded by the coding sequence CTGGTGGTCAAGACCCCGCAGGCGCTGCGGGAGGCACTGACAGACAAGGGCCGCGTGGGATTTGTCCCCACCATGGGGTACCTGCACGAGGGGCATGGGGCTTTGATCCGCCGAGCTCGCTCGGAGTGTGACACCGTGGTCGTGAGCGTCTTCGTCAACCCGAAGCAGTTTGGTGTGAACGAGGATCTCAGCCGCTACCCGCGCGACCTGCAGCGTGACCTCACGGTCGCGGGGGCAGCGGGGGCGGCCCTGCTGTTTCATCCCGACGTCGACACGATGTACCCGCCGGGCTACGCGACCACCGTAGCGGTCGGCGGCGCGTCGGAGCCGCTGGAGGGAAGCGCGCGTCCGGGCCACTTTGCCGGTGTGGCGACGGTGGTGCTCAAGCTCCTGAATATCGTCCGGCCCGAGCGAGCATACTTCGGAGAAAAGGACTGGCAGCAGCTCGCGGTGGTGCGGCAGATGGTGCGCGACCTGAATGTACCGGTCGAGATTGTGGGCGTGCCGACGGTACGCGAAGTCTCGGGGCTGGCCCTCAGCAGCCGCAACAGCTACCTGACGCCGGAGCAGCGGGAGCGGGCCGCTGTCCTTTCCCGCGCGCTGCGGGCCGTGCAGGCGGCAGCCGAAGCGGGCGAACGTGACGCCGCTCGTTTGCGGCAGGCCGGGCTCGCCGTGTTGCAAACAGAACCGGAGGTGCAGCTCGATTACCTGGCGATCGTGGACCGTGACCTCAGGGAACGCGAGCGGGTGGAACTGGACCCTTTGGCCCGCGTGCTGATCGCAGCCCGGATGTTCGGCGTGCGGCTCATCGACAATCTGCCGCTCTTTGAACCCCTCCCCTCGGGGCTGGACGAAGCAGAAGCGCTCAGCGGCACGGGTGGCCTATAA
- the greA gene encoding transcription elongation factor GreA: MTKARIPMTRRGYEKLRETLEYLKTTRREQISEYMGSAIADGDLRESAAYDEARMQQSENEARILELEDQLERAQIIEEDASGGIGLGAKVRVRDEKGNERQFELVGTYEVDVLRGKISDASPIGQALSGKRAGETVTVPLPKGPATFEVLEVKYE, from the coding sequence ATGACAAAAGCACGCATCCCCATGACCCGGCGGGGTTACGAAAAGTTGCGGGAAACCCTGGAATACCTCAAGACCACCCGGCGCGAGCAGATCAGCGAGTACATGGGCTCGGCGATTGCGGACGGCGACCTGCGCGAAAGCGCAGCGTACGACGAGGCGCGGATGCAGCAGAGCGAGAACGAGGCGCGCATCCTTGAGCTCGAAGACCAGCTTGAACGCGCCCAAATCATCGAGGAGGACGCCTCGGGCGGCATCGGTCTGGGCGCCAAGGTCCGCGTTCGTGACGAAAAGGGCAACGAGCGGCAGTTCGAGCTTGTCGGCACCTACGAGGTCGACGTCCTCCGGGGCAAGATCAGTGACGCCAGCCCAATCGGCCAGGCCCTCAGCGGCAAACGTGCGGGGGAAACGGTCACCGTGCCGCTGCCCAAAGGGCCAGCAACCTTCGAAGTGCTGGAAGTCAAGTACGAGTAA